The Pseudomonas cucumis sequence CAGTGCATAAGCGACGGGCAGCAGGGCGCCTTGCCAGATGCCCCAGACGAGCCGACTGACGAGAAACCCCAGCCATTCGTTGGCCAATGCCGTGGCCGCCAGCGTCAGCGCACACAGCCAGGCCACGCCTTCGATGACGCGCAAGGTGTGGGTGGGCTGCCAGCGGTCGAACAGGCGTCCCCACAGCGGTGCGGAAATGGCCAGGGTCGCGGCGCTCGCCGCGTAGGTGGCGCCGATCAGCCAGCTTGGGGCATGCAGAATGTTCGCGACGTACAGCGCGTAGAACGACTGCGGCATCATCTTCGCGGCCTGAATCAACACGATCACCAACAGGATTCCACCGAGCCAGCCTTTGGGCAGGGCCACCGGTTCAACGGCTTTTTTCTTCGAAGTCCGAGCCTTGTCGGCCGGCAGGAAAAAACTCCCCAGTGCGCACAGCAGGCAAATCACCGTCGCGCCATAACAGAGCAGGGCAAACCCCGAGACGTCCATCAGCCAGCCACCCAGCACGGGGCCGATCAATGAGCCGACGGCGGTTGCCGATTGCAGGCGAGCCAGGGTTTGACCGCGTCTGGAACTGTCGCAGCAGGCCAAGGCATAGGCTTGCGCGGCAGCGAGAAAACCGGCCAATGCGCCTTGCATCACGCGAATACCCACCAGCAGCCACGGGTCGAGGGTGATGGCCGCCAACCCTTGGCACAGCGCGAGTGCCAGCAACGCCCGAACAATCATCGGTTTGTGCCCGGTGCGATCCCCCAACCGGCCCCACATGGGCGTCAGGAGCATGGCCGCCAGCATCGGACCGGCATAGACCATCGCTGATAACAGCGCGGTGTAGCCGGCACCCTCCGGCCCGAGCAGATGCTGGATCTGCAAGGGCCAGAACGGGCCGCTCATTTCCATGGCGCCCATGGAGACAAACTGGATGATGATCAGCAGTCGCAAGGCGCGACCGTCAGCGAGCATGGGTGTTTGGTCGCAGCGGGTTACTCAGGCGTCCGACGATGTCGGCATGGCTGTCAAGCAAGCGCATGCGCATGAACGATTTGGCGGGCCAATCCTGTTCCAGCAAGGCCTGGCGCTCGTTTTCCCAACGTGCCGGTTCAACGCGCTCGCGCAAGGTCTCGAAGCACTGCGCAACGTGCGATGCCAATCGCTCCCAAAGGATAGTTTCCGGCACATTCCAGTGGCGGGCACAGAGCAACGTCAGCTCACCGAGGTGGCACATGAAGGTGGTGTGCAGAAGCTTGTCGCGGACAAATCCGGAATCGTCATACAGGGTCATTTTCGGATCGTGCAACTGGATATCCAGACCCTTGGCGTGCAGGGTTTTGCGATCGATACGAACATCACCGAAATCACGCAATAGCAGCCGATTCAACTGCCCGTCAGCGCCCATCACCATGAAGCTGTTTTGCTGATGCGCTTCGAACGCCACGCCATACATCAGGTAAATGCCCAGCAGGCTCGGTACGGCAATCGACAGGTAATCATCGAAGAACGCCAGCATGGACTCGCTGTCGTCACTGCCCTGAGCCAGTCTTACCCAATCACGCAGCAGCGGTTGTTCGAATTCGTTGACGGCGAACAGGCTGCCGACCGGCACCGCCAACTCGCCTTCTTGCAGCAGGGTCACCGGGTTATCGCGATACAGCACGGCAGCATGCCGGGAGCGCTCGTCATCGGCCGGCAATGGTGCGTAGTGCACGCCGATGCGCTCGGGAACAATGTTCAGCAGACGCTGAATCTGCGGCTCCTGATCGAGAATATTCAATATCAGTTGGCTGATGCGCGGCCCCATTCGGGCGGAGCGCGGCGACACGGTGCGCTGCACGCTGGTCAGTCGCAGAGCCACCGGCAGTTTGACCATCGGCGCCACGCGACTGGCCTCCGGCAGGACCGTGCGGAAGGACATGGTCGGGTGACCGGTAAAAGCCACGATGTCAGTGACGATCAGCAGGTTGTCGGCGATCTCGTTGGCGAACGAATGTGGCAGTTCTTCATGAGCTTGCCACGGGTGCGACGGGAGCGGGAGGTAGTCTTTTACTTCCAGACCCAGCTGCTGCAAATGGTGCTGCAATTGCTCGGCGGCCTGTGGGAAATGACCTTGCCACCAGTCCCAGTAATCGGTGGTGCCAGCCAGCGCTTCGACGTGTGCGTACTGGCGGTGCAGGGCGCACAGCACGATCGGAAAACTCGCTTCGAATTCTGGCGAGAACGCGATGACCTGAGCGGCGCTCAAGCCCAGTTTGGTCTTGTAGTTCGGGTGCCACGGATGGCCGAGCGTGCCCCATTGTTCGAGCAGTGACGTAGGGTTCTGATGGCTGGAGCCGGCTTTGAGCCAAGCGAGCAGATTGTCGTCGTATTCGGTATCGATCTGCTCTCTCAGGCGCTCGGTCCATCCATGGTGAAACGCCAGGCACAGGGTGTCGTTGCTGAAGCTGTCATCCAGCTCCCGGGCCAGACGTTCCAGTACCTGCGGGGAGGCTGGTGGGTTGAGCTGAGTGCTGAGGAGAGCGAGCAGTTCGCTGGGCAACTGGATTTTTTGGGGCAGGCTGTCGGGGGTGTGCAGGACGATGCTTCCGCGTACGTCCCAGCTGTTCATTCTGCCGCCGGACAAGTGCTCGAAGCAAAGATGCGTGCCATCACCAAGTGGCAGCCAGCAACGGCTGGAGTCGTCGTATTCACAAGCGTCGGGGTTGATCAGATCTTCACGAAACAGCGCCTGGATCAGGCGTTGGAAACAGCGTTGGGCGGCAGGCTCCAGTGCATTGCTCAAATGATCGAGCGTGATGCGGTGGGACTGGAAAGCTTGAGTGCCAAGAGCTTCGCTCCAGTGAGCAAGCAATTGTTGCTGTTTTTGCGTGTAGCCGCGCATCAGGTCCGACTCCTTCTGGACAATGGATTAGCTGAAAGCGCGCAGAGAATACCTCCTTGAAAAAATAATGCAAATGATAGTGGTTCATATTTACAGTTTGAGAAATTTCCTTCAGATGCGGGCCTGTGGTTTGCTCAAGACGATGTACTGCTCGCCCACTTTATGTGCATAACGCTCCACGACTTGCTGACACAACGCCACGATTTCTTCGACCCATTCCACGCCAACCCGCCACGACACCACCACCTGCAAATTCGGCGGCCGCTGATCGATGGCCAGCAAGGTCAATTCCCCCCGTGCCAATTCTTCGGCCACCAGCACCGGCGGTAGCGCGCCAATGCCGAAGCCGTCCCTCAGCAATCGGGTAATTGCCGACACAGAGTTCACACAGTTCAGCCGTGGTGCCATGATCCCGTTGGCCTGCATCAGGCTCAAGATGTCCTGGTGAGGATGGGAGTTTTTCGAATAGGTGATGATCCGCTCCCGCGCCAGATCGGCGACACCTGAATACTCGCGGTTGTAGATGGAATTGCTGGCGACGATCCAGCCCATCGGATGACTGGCCAACTCCAGGCTGCGCACACTTTCCTGGCGCAGCAGGTCAGTTTGCAGGATCAGATCGAGAAAGCCTTTTTGCAGCTGATCGCAGAGGTTGAGCGCGGTATCGGCCACCAGTTCGATTTCCACCAGCGGGTAGTGATCCATCATTTGCGCCACCAACGGGCTGAGCCAGGTGTGGATCACGGTGTCCATGACGCCGATCCGGACCCGCCCGACCTTACTCGAACGCGTCTCGATCGACTGCTTGAGCGCCTGCATCGTGTCCATCATCTGCTCGGCGTATTCGAGCACTTTCAGGCCTTCGGGTGTCAGGCTCACGCCGCGAGAATCGCGCAGAAACAGCTTCACCCCAAGCTCGCCTTCGAGCACGGCGATACGGCTGGAAATCGATGCCTGGGTGGTGAAGAGTTTGTCTGCCGTCAGGCGAAAACTCTTGAGGCGGGCGACCCAGACAAAGGTCTCGAGAAACTTCAGGTTCATGGGATCAGCTCTTGGGGCTTAGCCCGTCGGATAAGGTTTTCTTATGTCTAGGGCGGGTTTTTATTAGTTGGACGCAGCAGGGCTGGCGGCCCAAAAATCGGCACATCCGGTTCCCACGATAGGCGTCGTCGGGGCTCAGAACAATACCAATAAAATTTGCACGGAGACTTGCCATGAGTGCGCCCGACACCCTCGACATCCCCAAGGCCACGGCTCGCCCGGGACCTTTCGACTGGTACCGCAACATCAATCAGCAGGAACGTCGCACGTTCTGGAGCTGCAAGATCGGCTATGGCCTGGATGGCATGGACACCCAGATGCTCAGCTTCGTGGTACCGACCCTGATTGCCATGTGGGGCATCACCACCGGCGAGGCCGGGCTGATCCACACCAGCACCCTGATCGCCTCGGCCATCGGTGGTTGGGTGGCGGGGATTCTCTCTGACCGCATCGGTCGGGTGCGCACCCTGCAACTGACGGTGCTGTGGTTTGCGTTCTTCACCTTTCTTTGCGGCTTTGCCCAGAACTACGAACAATTGTTGATCAGCCGTACCTTGATGGGCTTCGGTTTCGGCGGTGAATGGACCGCCGGTGCCGTGCTGATGGGCGAAGTGATTCGCGCCAAGGACCGTGGCAAAGCCGTCGGCATGGTTCAATCGGGTTGGGCGCTGGGTTGGGGGCTGACGGCCATTCTGTATGCGCTGCTGTTTTCGGTGTTGCCGCCGGAAGACGCCTGGCGGGCGCTGTTCATCCTTGGCATCGTGCCGGCGATTTTCGTGATCTTCGTCCGTCGCCTGGTGAAAGACCCGGAAATCTATCGTGAAGCCAAGGCCAAACAAGAGCCAAGCAACCCCGCCAAGTTTTACGAAATCTTCGCCCCCGGCATCCTTTTCACCACGATCCGCGCTTCGATCCTGACCACCGGCGCCCTCGGCGGTTACTACGCGATCACTTCCTGGCTGCCGACGTTTCTGAAAAACGAACGGGGCTTGAGCGTCCTCGGCACGGGCGGTTATCTGGCGATGGTGATCGTCGGGTCCTACGTCGGTTATGTCATCAGCGCGTATATGACTGACATTCTGGGCCGCAAAAAGAACTTCATTTTGTTCGCCGTCGGCTCGTTCACCATTGTTTTGCTGTACACCCAATTACCGGTCAGCAACGGTGTGATGCTCTGGCTGGGTTTCCCGTTGGGGTTCTTCGCCTCGGGAATTTTCAGTGGTATGGGAGCGTTTCTGACCGAGCTGTTCCCCACGCGAATTCGCGGTTCGGGCCAGGGTTTTTGCTACAACATCGGTCGGGCACTGGCTGCGTTGTTCCCGCTGCTGATCGGCTTGCTCAGCCAGAAGGTGCCCCTGAGCGTGGGAATCGGGGCCTTCGCGGCGGTGTCCTACGGGGTAGTGATTCTGGCGGCACTCAGTTTGCCGGAAACCCGTGGCAAGCAACTCGATGCTCAATAACCGAATGTCCGGTAACTGATAATCTGAGGGGCATATGCCCTTCAGTTAAAAAGATAAAAGCCTACAGGAGCGTTCACCGTGGACCGCCTGCTATTGAACTGCGACATCGGCGAGAGTTTTGGTAACTGGACCATGGGTCTGGACGCCGAGGTCATGCCCTTCATCGACTGCGCCAATATCGCCTGCGGCTTTCATGCCGGCGACCCAAGCATCATGCGCAAGACCGTCAGCCTGGCCCTGAGCCACGGCGTGCAGATTGGCGCGCATCCGGCCTATCATGATCTAGTGGGGTTCGGTCGCCGATCCATGGCTTACACCGCCCAGGAACTGCAGGACCTGTTGCATTACCAGATCGGCGCCCTCGACGGCATTTGCCGGGCGCAGGGCGGGCGGGTGAATTACGTCAAACCCCACGGCGCGATGTACAACGACATGATGGCCAACCCGGCGCAACTGCGCGCGGTGATTCAGGCCGTGGCAGCCTATGATCGGAGCTTGCCGCTGATGCTGATGGCGACCCGCGACAACAGTGCCGCGCAGCAACTCGGCGATGAATATGGCGTGACATTGTGGTTTGAAGCCTTCGCCGATCGCGCTTACGACAGCGCAGGCAGGCTGGTTTCGCGACAAGTGCCGGGAGCGGTGCATCACGATCCCGAAAAAATCATCGAACAGGCGCTGATCATTGCTCGCGGTGACAACCTTACGGCCAGCGACGGCAGCGCCTTGCATTTGCAGGCCAATACCTTGTGCGTACACGGCGACAACGCCAGTTCGGTGGCCGCCGTGCGGCGCATTCGCGAAGCCTTGAATCAGCAGGACGCGTCATGAATCCACGGGTGGAAGTAGT is a genomic window containing:
- a CDS encoding LysR family transcriptional regulator codes for the protein MNLKFLETFVWVARLKSFRLTADKLFTTQASISSRIAVLEGELGVKLFLRDSRGVSLTPEGLKVLEYAEQMMDTMQALKQSIETRSSKVGRVRIGVMDTVIHTWLSPLVAQMMDHYPLVEIELVADTALNLCDQLQKGFLDLILQTDLLRQESVRSLELASHPMGWIVASNSIYNREYSGVADLARERIITYSKNSHPHQDILSLMQANGIMAPRLNCVNSVSAITRLLRDGFGIGALPPVLVAEELARGELTLLAIDQRPPNLQVVVSWRVGVEWVEEIVALCQQVVERYAHKVGEQYIVLSKPQARI
- a CDS encoding MFS transporter, with product MSAPDTLDIPKATARPGPFDWYRNINQQERRTFWSCKIGYGLDGMDTQMLSFVVPTLIAMWGITTGEAGLIHTSTLIASAIGGWVAGILSDRIGRVRTLQLTVLWFAFFTFLCGFAQNYEQLLISRTLMGFGFGGEWTAGAVLMGEVIRAKDRGKAVGMVQSGWALGWGLTAILYALLFSVLPPEDAWRALFILGIVPAIFVIFVRRLVKDPEIYREAKAKQEPSNPAKFYEIFAPGILFTTIRASILTTGALGGYYAITSWLPTFLKNERGLSVLGTGGYLAMVIVGSYVGYVISAYMTDILGRKKNFILFAVGSFTIVLLYTQLPVSNGVMLWLGFPLGFFASGIFSGMGAFLTELFPTRIRGSGQGFCYNIGRALAALFPLLIGLLSQKVPLSVGIGAFAAVSYGVVILAALSLPETRGKQLDAQ
- a CDS encoding 5-oxoprolinase subunit PxpA; its protein translation is MDRLLLNCDIGESFGNWTMGLDAEVMPFIDCANIACGFHAGDPSIMRKTVSLALSHGVQIGAHPAYHDLVGFGRRSMAYTAQELQDLLHYQIGALDGICRAQGGRVNYVKPHGAMYNDMMANPAQLRAVIQAVAAYDRSLPLMLMATRDNSAAQQLGDEYGVTLWFEAFADRAYDSAGRLVSRQVPGAVHHDPEKIIEQALIIARGDNLTASDGSALHLQANTLCVHGDNASSVAAVRRIREALNQQDAS
- a CDS encoding IucA/IucC family protein; its protein translation is MRGYTQKQQQLLAHWSEALGTQAFQSHRITLDHLSNALEPAAQRCFQRLIQALFREDLINPDACEYDDSSRCWLPLGDGTHLCFEHLSGGRMNSWDVRGSIVLHTPDSLPQKIQLPSELLALLSTQLNPPASPQVLERLARELDDSFSNDTLCLAFHHGWTERLREQIDTEYDDNLLAWLKAGSSHQNPTSLLEQWGTLGHPWHPNYKTKLGLSAAQVIAFSPEFEASFPIVLCALHRQYAHVEALAGTTDYWDWWQGHFPQAAEQLQHHLQQLGLEVKDYLPLPSHPWQAHEELPHSFANEIADNLLIVTDIVAFTGHPTMSFRTVLPEASRVAPMVKLPVALRLTSVQRTVSPRSARMGPRISQLILNILDQEPQIQRLLNIVPERIGVHYAPLPADDERSRHAAVLYRDNPVTLLQEGELAVPVGSLFAVNEFEQPLLRDWVRLAQGSDDSESMLAFFDDYLSIAVPSLLGIYLMYGVAFEAHQQNSFMVMGADGQLNRLLLRDFGDVRIDRKTLHAKGLDIQLHDPKMTLYDDSGFVRDKLLHTTFMCHLGELTLLCARHWNVPETILWERLASHVAQCFETLRERVEPARWENERQALLEQDWPAKSFMRMRLLDSHADIVGRLSNPLRPNTHAR
- a CDS encoding MFS transporter; its protein translation is MLADGRALRLLIIIQFVSMGAMEMSGPFWPLQIQHLLGPEGAGYTALLSAMVYAGPMLAAMLLTPMWGRLGDRTGHKPMIVRALLALALCQGLAAITLDPWLLVGIRVMQGALAGFLAAAQAYALACCDSSRRGQTLARLQSATAVGSLIGPVLGGWLMDVSGFALLCYGATVICLLCALGSFFLPADKARTSKKKAVEPVALPKGWLGGILLVIVLIQAAKMMPQSFYALYVANILHAPSWLIGATYAASAATLAISAPLWGRLFDRWQPTHTLRVIEGVAWLCALTLAATALANEWLGFLVSRLVWGIWQGALLPVAYALIANTISVNKQGFALGLGNSAAKAGALLGVVLGGLGMGLVGLAHSFWLVALTYAIAAIGIRWVRSFNATPDRSTLSPHTYHN